The genomic stretch CGTACCGGCGCGTCAGGTCGAACGTGAACGCCCCCACCTGCTTCACCGCCACGCCATCCACGAAGATGCCCACCGAATCCAGCCGCACCCGCTCCCCGGCCTGCACTGACTGGAACATCGCGTCACTGTCCTCCGGCTCCACCCCCACCACCCGGATGTCCGGCCTGAGCGCCTTCAGCACCCCCGCCACCCCTGCGATCAACCCGCCGCCCCCCACCGGCACGAACACCGTCAGCGGGCCCGGAACCTCCACCTGCCGCAGCAGTTCCAGCGCCACCGTCCCCTGCCCCGCCAGCACCAGCGGATCATCGTACGGATGCACAAAAGTCAGGCCCAGCTCGCGCTGCAACGCAAACGCGTGCGTCTCGGCGTCACTGAACGAATCCCCGAACAGCACCACCTCCGCCCCCCGCGCCCGGCACGCCCCCACCTTGATCTCCGGCGTCGTCGCCGGCATCACGATCACCGCCCGCACCCCCAACCGCTCCGCCGCGAACGCCACCCCCTGCGCGTGATTCCCCGCCGACGCACAGATCACGCCCCGAGAGCGCTCCTCCGCCGTCAGCTGCGCCATCCTGTTGTACGCCCCACGCAACTTGAACGAGAAGATCGGCTGCTGATCCTCCCGCTTCAACAGCACCCGGTTCGCCAGGCGCGCACTCAGGCGCGGCGTCTCACTCACCGGCGTCTCCACCGCCGCGCCGTACACCTTGCTCGTCAACGCCAACCGCAACACGTCCATCGCGTCCAGCTCACCCGGCTTGAAGTCCACCTGCGTCACACCCGATCACCCCTCTATGGTCTGAAAAGAAAACCCCCCACCGGACGGCGGGGGACGATTGGCAGCGCGCAGGCCGTCAGGCGTTCACCCCTGACCAGCCCATAATTCGCGCAGCTCTCATGACGGACAGCTTAGGGGCGGGGGGCGTCGCGCGGTGGGGAAGGGGTAGACAAGGGGCGGTGTTGTTCGCCTCGCGGCGGGCGGCCCCACCCCCCAGCCCCCTACCCCAGGGGGGTAGGGGGGGCCTACGTTGCACTGGGCAAGAGTTTTTACTCCTGCGGCGTGTTTTTGGTGGGCGGTGACGGGTCCGGCCTCGACGCCATCCTCCGCCCCCCGCAAGGCCCGCGCGCTATGCGCACGACGGCCGGTGGCAGTCGGCGGTGGCGGGCAGGGTGGATGGTGCGGGCCGCTGATCGACTGTTCTGGCTTCGGCAGAAGCGTGGGGTGGGGCTCCCCTTGAGGGGAGCTGTCGCCGCAGGCGACTGAGGGGTTCCCTGCGTAGCAGCTGGTTCCCGCTGCGCAGCAGCCTCCCTTCCCACTCCCCACAACCCACTCCCTACTGCCCCCTTCCCCCCGCGATCTCCCGCGCCAGCGCGTCTGCAGTCCACAGTCCGAGGGTGTCGGCGTGGGGGCCGCCGAGGAGGAGGTGGGTGTGGTCGTCGAGGCGGTCGTGGGTGGGGGGGGCGCCGGGCTGCCCGCCGGGGAGGGCGAGCCACGCGCCGGGAATGTCGGCGAGGCTGCGGCCCAGGTGCAGGTCGCTGGTGGCGAGGGCAGGGAGGGCGTCCATGAGGCCGACGAGGTCTTCGAGGGTTTCGCGGCGCAGGCCGGTGGGGACGCCGGTCAGGTGTCCGCCCTGGGGCGCGTAGCCGTGCGGGTCGCGGTGATGGATGGGCGGGATGAGGGTGTACGCGCCGTGCTGGGGGCGCAGGGTGAGGCCGTGGGCGTGCAGGACGGGCGCGTCTTCGGTGCTGGGCGTGGCGAGGTGCGGGGTCTGCCGGTACGCGCGGGCGTGGCGGGTGTGGACACCCAGGTGGTGTTCGGCCTGCGTGGGGGCGTGCGCGCCGGTGGCGAGGACGATCAGGGGCGCGTGGAGGGTGTGGGTCTCGTGCGTGACGATCTGATGGGTGTTCGTGACGGTCAGGCGCTCCAGCGTGACGCGCCCGCCGGGGTGGGGGGTGGCGCGGGTGTTCAGCAGCAGGTCGGTGCCGCGCCGGATGGCGCTCTGCGCGGCCACCTGCGCGAGGGTGCCCGGGCGGTAGGTGTGGGCCTCGTGCGCCCGGGCGTGCGGGAAGGCGCCAGGATCGAGCAGGGCGAGGCTCTGCGGATGCGCGGCCAGCAGGTCGCGGGTGGGCTGCGTGCCGGGGGCCGGTTCGGCGTGCAGGGTCAGGTACGGGCGGGCCTGGAGGGCGTC from Deinococcus soli (ex Cha et al. 2016) encodes the following:
- a CDS encoding FAD-dependent oxidoreductase; this translates as MTTPTPGRVWAHVGQPFTPGTDPQGPHDVLILGAGRMGSALALALTEHAPHLKTLLIEEGGLPNEDGATILAPGVWTLAHLPAAQHDAARWTLNRLRTLLGDALQARPYLTLHAEPAPGTQPTRDLLAAHPQSLALLDPGAFPHARAHEAHTYRPGTLAQVAAQSAIRRGTDLLLNTRATPHPGGRVTLERLTVTNTHQIVTHETHTLHAPLIVLATGAHAPTQAEHHLGVHTRHARAYRQTPHLATPSTEDAPVLHAHGLTLRPQHGAYTLIPPIHHRDPHGYAPQGGHLTGVPTGLRRETLEDLVGLMDALPALATSDLHLGRSLADIPGAWLALPGGQPGAPPTHDRLDDHTHLLLGGPHADTLGLWTADALAREIAGGRGQ